Within the Engraulis encrasicolus isolate BLACKSEA-1 unplaced genomic scaffold, IST_EnEncr_1.0 scaffold_151_np1212, whole genome shotgun sequence genome, the region CCTAGTTGTGTCAGGTTATATGCAGGATCTTTCAGAAGATCAGAGAGTGGTTCCACTCCAGATTGATCAATTCTATTGTAACTCAGGTCCAATTCTTTCAGACTGGAGGGATTTGATCTGAGAGCTGAAGCTAGAGATGAACAGCTCTCCTTTGTGAGGTTACAATTCCACagcctggccacacacacacacacacacacacacacacacacacacacacacacacacacacacacacacacacacacacacacacacacacacacacacaaataaagcatactgtacttgtacaaaataaaataaatcaatgtCATGATATACTCAATCATTAgcacaaccacacagacagactcaaaaATGCAAATGTGCATGTCCACACAGTGTCAGACTTACTGCATCGTCTCCAGTCTGCATTTTGGATGCCCCAGTTCAACAGAAAGAAGCCTAACTCCTGAATCACCCAGATTATTGTAACTCAAAGCCAGTTGTCTCAGACTGGAGGGGTTTGATCTGAGAGCTGAAGCTAAAGAGGAACAGCTCCTCTCTGTGAGGTTACATTTCTGCAGCCTGAGAGAAACACACATGTCAGTAAAACAACATCTTGAAAACAAACTCAAGCCAAAGCTCAACGTATATAACACCTATATGGCAGGGCTATTTAACACtcgcctctgcatgcacacatggaaaacaaaataaaaaatacaaaatacaaacacatttaTGACAATGAATAAACACAACAATCAAATCagatccacccctctctcccctctctccctcacacacacacacacacacacacacacacacacacacacacacacacacacacacacacacacacacacacacacacacacacacacacacacacacacacacacacacactgtcagacttACTCCAGTTTCTCCAATCTACAATTTGGATGCTGCAGTCCAGTGGAGAGCAACTCCAATCCTGAATCTCCCACATTATTCTCTCTTAGGATCAGTTCTCTCAGACTGGAGGGATTTGACCTAAGAACTGAAGCTAGAGCTGAACAGCTCTCCTTTGTGAGGTTACATTTTGCCAGCCTGAGAAGCAAACACATGAGTAACACGTTTGTTTAATGTTCAAACCAtacaacacatagacacacacagacacacccacccagTTAATACTCAATACTGCAATACTCACTTAATTGTTGTGGATGTTTTGATCACTGGTAGCATCCTCAGCAGACCTGCATCTGATCTGGCAGGTGAACTCAATCTCCCATAATTCTCCAGGTTAAACTCATTCATGTCCTCACCTGACATGAGCAGCACAAAGGCCAGAGCTGATatctgggaaagagagagatcctCTCTGTCTTCTTTACGCATCCGCAGGAACTCATTGATCTCCTCTACCAGAGAgtggtcattcagttcattcaggCAGTGGAACAGGTTGATGCATCTCTCTGGGTTTTGGGCTTTTCTGATCTTGTCTTTGACATACTTGATTGTTTCCTCTGTGTCCTGTGTGCATCTTCCTGTCTGTGGTAGGAGATCATGTAACAGTTTCTGATTtgactccagtgagaggcccagaagAAACCTcaggaaaaggtccaggtgtccatgTTCGTTCCCTAAGGCCAGATCCACTGCAGTCTGGTGTAGCTCATGGAGTCTGTCAGTACTAAGCAGTGAATATAGCTGAGAGGTTTGGCTTTGGGCAGACATATTGGgcatgttgctctctctcttgctgtagtGCAGAAACACATATAAAGCTGCGAGGAACTCCTGAATGCTCAGATGAACAAAGCAGAACACCTTCTCCTGGTACAGCCCATcctcctctctgaagatctgggTGCACACACCTGAGTATACAGAAGCCTCTTTGGCATCCATGCCACACTCTCTCAGATCATtttcatagaagatcagattgcCCTTCTCCAGTTGCTGGAAAGCAAGTCGACCCAAGGAGACAATGGTCTTCAAGTTCCAGATGTCTTTGTGCTTTTTGGCTTGTATgatgaggaagtgtgtgtacatctggGTCAAGGAGGATGGAATCTCTTTACTCTTGGCTTTAGTCAGGATAGACATCAGAACGGTGGCTGCCATCCAACAGAAGACTGGAATGTGACACATAATGTAGAGACTCCTGCATGACTTTGATTTCAGGTGTGTAATGATTCTGCTGGCCACTTCCTGTTCACTGATTTTCTTGCTAAAATACTCCTCTTTCTGTGAGTCAGTGAAACCCCGTACTTCTGTCACCTGGTCCACACACTCAGGAgggatctgattggctgctgctggcCGGGAAGTGATCCACACAAGAGCAGAGGGAAGCAGGTTCCCCTTGATGAGGTTTGTGAGAATGACATCCACTGAGGCAGGTTCTGATACATTGTAGATGCATTCATTATCCTGGAAATTCAGAGGATGCCTGCTTTCATCCAAACCATCAAAGAGGAAGGCAATGTTGTATTTGTCGTCAGTGGAAAATAGAAGGCCATCTGTTTCACTGAAGAAGTGATGGATGAAGTCCTCAAGAGAGTAGTCCTTCTCTTTCATTAAATTGATCTCCCGAAAAGGcacaggaagcaggaagtgaaTGTCCGGATTGGCTCGTCCTTCAGTCCActccagaatgaacttctgcacagagactgtCTTCCCAATTCCAGCTATCCCCTTTGTCAGCACTGTTCTGATTTGCTTGTCTTGTCCAGGTAAGGCCTTGAAGATGTCAGTGCATTTGATTGACATTTCTCCATTTGTCACTTGTGTCCTGGATGCTATCTCAATCTGTCTGACCTCGTGCTCCGTACAGATCTCGACACATtctccctctgtgatgtagagctcTGTGTAGATCTTCTGCAAAGATGCAGGGTTCCCCTGCTTTGCTATGCCTTCAAACACCTTTTCGTACTTAGATTTTAGCCTGTTTTTCAGCTTTTGTTGGCACTTAAAGAATCCATCTATAGTAAATACGATATAAGATGTTAGAATTGTGTCTCATTTATACACATAGAACAAGCATTCATTGTATGCATATGTAACGGTATAGGTTTTGGTTCTTCCACTTGCACTCTAGCATTCACATTCTGAGTGGTCCAATACTGCCCCCTATGTGCAAAACTGttcgtttctctctccctcagtttTAAAAGATTTAAAAGATTGAGATTGAGCGGTAAGTTGTATGCAAACACAATGTGTAACTAACAATTGatgcatgtgttaatgttttgaaTCAGCGCTGACTAGTAGAATGCACCTGTCACTTCATGgttggagggagacatgtaaacgtacaatgctgcatgccaacctctttcccaccaccactagattgaaggtgggtcatggatgggcctcccaatatgacaataatccataacatacaacccaagcaacgaaggagtagctcaagcagaagcacattaaggtcatcaAGTGGCccagacagtttccaaacattaaccctataataatcttgtgaaggggacaaaagatcccatttggcaaactacagtcatacaacttaaatgatctagagatgatctgcaaagaaaagtggacaaaattcccttctaatatatccacaaacattgtcattaactgaaagaaacatctgacctctgtacaagaaaacaagggcttttccaccaagtattttgtcttctgtGACTAGAGGGGTCGAATACtcattttcctcaatggaatacaaatcaattaaaatatattcttcaaagttatttt harbors:
- the LOC134442402 gene encoding NACHT, LRR and PYD domains-containing protein 3-like yields the protein MQHVNVSAEGGSNVSALVVSDNTVQGDINFTIIHNHDAAHSTQAPNCDGFFKCQQKLKNRLKSKYEKVFEGIAKQGNPASLQKIYTELYITEGECVEICTEHEVRQIEIASRTQVTNGEMSIKCTDIFKALPGQDKQIRTVLTKGIAGIGKTVSVQKFILEWTEGRANPDIHFLLPVPFREINLMKEKDYSLEDFIHHFFSETDGLLFSTDDKYNIAFLFDGLDESRHPLNFQDNECIYNVSEPASVDVILTNLIKGNLLPSALVWITSRPAAANQIPPECVDQVTEVRGFTDSQKEEYFSKKISEQEVASRIITHLKSKSCRSLYIMCHIPVFCWMAATVLMSILTKAKSKEIPSSLTQMYTHFLIIQAKKHKDIWNLKTIVSLGRLAFQQLEKGNLIFYENDLRECGMDAKEASVYSGVCTQIFREEDGLYQEKVFCFVHLSIQEFLAALYVFLHYSKRESNMPNMSAQSQTSQLYSLLSTDRLHELHQTAVDLALGNEHGHLDLFLRFLLGLSLESNQKLLHDLLPQTGRCTQDTEETIKYVKDKIRKAQNPERCINLFHCLNELNDHSLVEEINEFLRMRKEDREDLSLSQISALAFVLLMSGEDMNEFNLENYGRLSSPARSDAGLLRMLPVIKTSTTIKLAKCNLTKESCSALASVLRSNPSSLRELILRENNVGDSGLELLSTGLQHPNCRLEKLELQKCNLTERSCSSLASALRSNPSSLRQLALSYNNLGDSGVRLLSVELGHPKCRLETMQLWNCNLTKESCSSLASALRSNPSSLKELDLSYNRIDQSGVEPLSDLLKDPAYNLTQLGYRW